The DNA window CGATGACGGGCGTTTGGTGTTGATTGACTTTGGGGCCGTCAAAGAAGGAATCGCCGAAATCACGGATGAGGATACCCAAAAAGCGCCCAGCACCAGCTTTGTGGGCACCGTAGGCTTTGCGCCCCCCGAACAGTTGGCCCTGCGTCCTAGCTACGCCAGCGATATCTACGCCATCGGCGTCACCTGTCTCTTTTTGCTCACCGGGCATCCGCCCCTGGCCTTTGACTACGATACCCACACCGGCGATATCAACTGGCGGGAGATGGTGGATCTCAGTGAACATTTCGGCAAAATTCTCGACAAGATGCTGAAAATCTCACCCCGCGATCGCTATCAGTCTGCCGATGATGTGCTGCGGGCGCTGGATCTAGAATCCCACTTCGATCAACTGTCCCACTGTATGACCATGAGTTCCCGCTTGCCGAAGCCGACGGAACCAGAGCCAGAACCCACGGGCTACCAATCGCCCATTGCCCGCAAAGCCGCCGCTATTCGCAACTGGCGGGCTCGACGGCTGCAGGAAGGTCATTCTTCCTCCTTCCAGCAAAATGATCATCCCGTTGCTTAGTCTGTCGCTGAGGTGCCGACCTGAACTGCCCACTGCAGCAGTTCGTGATTGACGCGATCGGGCTGTTCTTCATAGGCACAGTGCCCTGCTTGGGGAAGTTCGATCAGGTTGAGGGAGGGATGCTGCTGCACCAGTTGCCGCCCGCGTTTGAGGGGAATTACCCGATCCTGCTGCCCCCACAGGAGCAAGGTCGGACAGCGAAGCTGGCTGATCAACGAATGGCTATCGGGGGCATAGTCGTAATGGGTAGAAGCGCTGGAAAGCCGGCAAAGGGTTTGCCCTGCGCCGCGATCGCGGGTGGGGGCAACGTAACTTTCAATTAAGTCTTGGGTAATACAGGCTTTTTGGGCATAGGCTAGCCCCAGACCAGCACGGATGAACCCAGGGCGACGGGCTAGCTCAAATAGCGGCAGCACCACCAAGGGATTGGCAAACAGGCGTTCGAGGGTACCGGCAATGGGCTGCACCCAAGGCGGAATAAGCTCTTGGCGGGAGGCGGGCAGGGTCATCAACGTCAGCCCTTGCACCATCTCGGGATGTTGGGCAGCGGCGCTCAGGGCCACCAAGGCTCCTAGGGAATGCCCCACCAGTAGAACCGGACGCCCCAGGAGCGATCGCCACAGGTCATAGACTTGATCAACCCAGAGCTGCACCTTATAGGGAGCGGCCGCCTTGCGCGATGCCCCAAAACCCAGCATATCTACGGCATAGACGGGGTGATGCTCCGCTAGAGGCATGATATTGCAGTGCCATTGGGTGAGGGAGGAGCCGAAGCCGTGGATCAGCAGAATGGGGAGAGCGTTGGCTTGAGCCGAGGGGGCATAGGTGTAGCGCACTTGCCAACCGCGCCAGATCCAATCGCGCTGGCGACCGAGGCGAGGCATCCAAGAGGCGGGGGGAGAGGGCATGGGCATAATGTAAAGATGTCTAACATCAGGGCAGGGTGGCGGAGCGGAAAGCTTAGGATGGGCGTCGATTTCAGCAGTCTAATTCATCGTACATGGGGCATGGAGCAACATCATTATTTGAGTCTAGGGTCGATTCTAGTCAAAGGTTTTGAACGAGATCCCATCACCATTCCCTTAGATTGGGTGATTCGGATATGAGTCCATCATCGTTACAGCGCTGGCGGCAGTATCGGCAGCAGTATCCCGTCGTGCCCCATATCAGCTTAAGCGGAGTGATGGGGTTAGCCGCCGTGGGCTATGCGGCCCTTCTGCGATCGCGGATTGAGGTGGCAGACCTCCAGGTCGCCGCTTTTATTATGGCGGGGATATCCACGGTGCTGCTGTTCCTTCAAGGCCAGATTGCCACCGATCTGCGGGAGAAGCGCTGGCGGCCCGAGGGGGTGCTAACTCGGCGGGAACTGGAAATGCTGGGGGTGGGTAGCGGCTGCATTCAGCTCGGGCTGGCGATCGCTTCTGGCGGCCCGATGGTTGGGTTTCTCATCGGCATTTGGGTCTATTTAGGACTGATGCGCTACGACTTTTTTGCGCCTCAATGGTTGGGCGATCGCCCCCTACTGCAGCTTGGCAGCCATCAGATGATCATGCCGTTGATGGTGGCCTATGGGGCAGCATTTGAGGGATGGCGACCCTTCACAGCGGCATCCGAGCCGCTGCACTGGTTGCTATTTATGAGTTTCTTTGCTGGCATGGTGCTAGAACTTGGGCAACTTCTTGGCATTCCGGAGGGCGATCGCTCTGCCATCGACGCGCCCACTGAATCGATCTGGACAGGACAATCAGGGGCGATCGCTTGGTTGACGGTGCTGTGGCTGACGGCCTTCAGTGGCTTGATGGCCGCAAGGGCGATCGCCTTTGTCTCCCCGGTGGCGCTGGTGGTAGCCCTGGGTTTGCTGGGGGCAGTCGGCATGGCATGGCGATTTTTGGCGCATCCAGGCGTAGCACGATGGCTAGAACCCGCCGCCCAGGTTTGGTTGATCGGTCTTTACGGATGTTTGGGCTTAGTACCCTGGGGTATCGCCTTGATCGATATGGGGTAATCTCGGACGCTTTTTGGTCTGGAGTAAGACATCCTGGCTATGGGGGCGATCGCATAACGTTCCGTAACGACATGGGAGCGATCGCATAACGTGACACCCATCAGACCGAATAGATCTTGAGCCCATCATCTTGAACCCATAGAGATCTTGAGTCGTCTAGTTCTGAATTGCGACTCACAACGTTGTATTTGTATAAAGCCATTCAGGGTTAGCACAGGGCATCCATCAGGGATCGGTGGGCCATCCATTTTCTACCCATGTACTCTACATTGACCACATTGACCTTGCCCTTCAGCTCATCCACGACGGCGAGAGCGATCGCCGCTTCACTGTAAAGGACAACTGCAATGACAGACTTTGGCAATACCTTAAACTCTGCTACTCGGGTTAGAGTGCGCAATGGATCCAATACGTTTTCCAATAGTATTGGTGGCACAGATAGCGATGACTTTCTAAGAATCAACCTCAGGAATCCCCAGCGCATGATCCTGAGCCTCAATCGCTCTCGGGCAGATGTGGAGATTATTCAAGATAAGAACAACAACAGGCGTCTGGATCCAGGCGAAATTTTGGCCAGCTCTCGGGCAACAGGGCTCACTGCAGAGCGGATCCAGCTCAATCGCCTTAATGCAGGTGTCTACTATCTTCGGGTGACCTCAGACGGTACGGGTTCCTCAAACTATCGGCTGACCGCATCGGTGGCTCAGGCAAGACGGCTCACTCAGGCG is part of the Leptolyngbya sp. CCY15150 genome and encodes:
- a CDS encoding alpha/beta fold hydrolase gives rise to the protein MPSPPASWMPRLGRQRDWIWRGWQVRYTYAPSAQANALPILLIHGFGSSLTQWHCNIMPLAEHHPVYAVDMLGFGASRKAAAPYKVQLWVDQVYDLWRSLLGRPVLLVGHSLGALVALSAAAQHPEMVQGLTLMTLPASRQELIPPWVQPIAGTLERLFANPLVVLPLFELARRPGFIRAGLGLAYAQKACITQDLIESYVAPTRDRGAGQTLCRLSSASTHYDYAPDSHSLISQLRCPTLLLWGQQDRVIPLKRGRQLVQQHPSLNLIELPQAGHCAYEEQPDRVNHELLQWAVQVGTSATD
- a CDS encoding serine/threonine-protein kinase; translation: MDSTIPTLSTRRASPQHQTRLGQFCGSKHLFRDRYKVLKTLGRGGFGVTFLAKDMALPGYPPCVIKQLCPKVNNPVALSKASERFEREATTLSQLGSHSQIPRLLDYFQINGEFYLVQEYVRGSTLVKEVRKNGPLSEEKVRKFLVEILPVLSYIHSRQVIHRDIKPPNIIRCDDDGRLVLIDFGAVKEGIAEITDEDTQKAPSTSFVGTVGFAPPEQLALRPSYASDIYAIGVTCLFLLTGHPPLAFDYDTHTGDINWREMVDLSEHFGKILDKMLKISPRDRYQSADDVLRALDLESHFDQLSHCMTMSSRLPKPTEPEPEPTGYQSPIARKAAAIRNWRARRLQEGHSSSFQQNDHPVA